The DNA sequence tacatgtatacgttaaaatgtataggtatgtatatgtgcgtgtgtggacgtgtatgtatatacatgtgtacgtgggtgggttgggccattctttcgtctgtttccttgcgctaccttgctaacgcgggagacaggactTCAAAGGTAAATACCTAACGTATGACGTCCTAGCGCTGGACCTGCCTTAAAAGAGTTACGGTCAGAGGTCAAGTGGTTAAGAACTTTCGTAACGAGAAGGAATAATATGACATTTTTGACCTAACGTGTCTCTGACCCTGCAGGTCACGGGGGTGCTGGCAACAACTGGGCTAAGGGCCACTACACTGAGGGGGCCGAGTTAGTGGACTCGGTGCTGGACGTGACCAGGAAGGAAGCTGAGAACTGCGACTGTCTCCAGGGGTTCCAGTTGGCCCACTCGCTGGGCGGAGGCACGGGCTCCGGCCTgggcaccctcctcctctccaagatCCGTGAGGAATACCCTGACCGCGTCATGGTGACCTACTCTGTCGTGCCATCGCCCAAGGTCTGTCGGGCATTGTGTGTGGTGTAGTAAtttacttattattattgttattattattattattattattatcgttattattattattatcacttgttCTTTTttgttattaatcattattatagcAATATTGATAATTCACTTTACGAAGATCTTGTTTCATATAGCAAAATATTATCTGTTCAgctttacgtctttttttttttctttttatagatatCGGCTTTGCTGTCCCTTTGTGGGACTCcttaactatgtgtgtgtgtgtgtgtgtgtgtctgtgtgtgtgtgtgtttagttgacTGCCTGTGTGGTGTAACTTGACTCTGCGTTTATATAACTGTGCCTGTGTAGATATACTTTAACTCTGCATATGTGGGTAGGGAAAGCTATGTTCGTACGTGGGAGCAAAAGCTATGCTCATACGTAGGAAAGGCTATGTTTTCGTACGTAGGGAAAGCTGTGTTCGTACGTGGGAAAAGCTACGTTCATACGTAGGAAAGGCTATGTTTGTACGTAGGGAAAGCTATGTTCGTACGTGGGAGGAAAAGCTATGCTCATACGTAGGAAAGGCTATGTTTTCGTACGTAGGGAAAGCTGTGTTCGTACGTGGGGAAAGCTATGTTAGGATGCAGGAAGAAAATCTACGTTCGTACGTAAGAAAACCTATGTTCACACGTAGGAGAGGCTCTGTTCGTACGGAGGAAAAAAGCTATATTCGTACGTAGGCTGATCCACCACTGAAGTAGTGTATCATCTTTCTCCCCTAACAGGTGTCAGACACCATAGTCGAGCCCTACAATGCCTCGCTGTCTCTACATCAGCTGGTTGAGAACACCGACGAGACCTACTGTATGGACAACGAAGCTTTGTACGATATCAACCTCAAGACACTGAAGCTTCATAGTCCTTCTTACGGCGACCTGAACCATCTCATTTCCTTAACCATGTCTGGCGTCACCACCTGCCTACGTTTCCCGGGCCAGCTGAACTCCGACCTTCGTAAGCTGGCGGTCAACATGGTGCCCTTCCCTCGTCTCCACTTCTTCATGACCGGCTTTGCGCCCCTGATGGCCCGCGGGTCGCAGCAGTACCGCGTCCTGACCGTGGCCGAACTGATCCAACAGATGTTCGACTCCAAGAACATGATGGCCGCCTGCGACCCTCGCCACGGACGGTACCTGACCGCCGCCGCTATCTTCCGCGGCCCTGTGTCCATGAGGGACGTCGATGAACAGATGGCCAGCATGCAGAGGAGGAAAAGCCACGCCTTCGTCGAGTGGATCCCCAACAACGTGCAGACGGCGGTATGTGACGTGCCGCCCAGGGGGTTGAAGATGTCCTCTACCTTCGTCGGCAACACGACGGCCATTCAGGACCTCTTCAAGCGAGTCAGGGACCAGTTCTGCGCCATGTTCAGCCGGCAGGCCTTCCTGCACTGGTACACCAGCGAAGGGATGGATGTCATGGAGTTCACTGAAGCAGAGTCCAACATGCTCGACTTGATATCGGAATACGCGCATTACCAGGAGGTGTCAGCGGACGACGAACCCGACTACGAGGAGGAGGTTGACGTCGACGAAGGTTAACGCGAGGTACAGACGTGGGAATGTAAGTTACGCGACTCGTTTCTAGCCAGTTGATTGTCTTAGGGCTCACTAAGCTTGTTTATTAGAGTATGTACATTCCATGTGCTTTCTTAGGCTCTTTAGCAATTGATTTAAAGTCGTTTACTCAGCGTGAGCATAAAGAATTCTATGCTTTGTATCTAGATTCTTCCTCATTCCTGAAATGTATAGCTGATGCCTCGTCACTGAAAAGCTTTACGTAAGACGAGAAAGAAGtcaaggcgacacacacacacacctacagttgTAGTATCAAGTCTGATACCAAGTATCTTGAGTGAGGGTAAATTTACGCGAGGGTCTAACACTGACTGAATGGTGAAAGAATCTGAGAAGAATTGAAGGATGAATCGTTGAGAACCAATCAGAACAGAGAGAAATTAATGACAGGAACGAGATCAGTCGTTGCGAAACATGGTGGGGGAAGGAATTAAGAAACTGGGGAATTC is a window from the Panulirus ornatus isolate Po-2019 chromosome 32, ASM3632096v1, whole genome shotgun sequence genome containing:
- the LOC139759062 gene encoding tubulin beta-1 chain-like produces the protein MREIVHLQTGQCGNQIGTKFWETIGDEHGIGPAGEYIGGDDKALMDLKLERVNVYFNEGSKGTFYPRAVLIDLESGTIDTVRAGPLGRLYKPSNYVYGHGGAGNNWAKGHYTEGAELVDSVLDVTRKEAENCDCLQGFQLAHSLGGGTGSGLGTLLLSKIREEYPDRVMVTYSVVPSPKVSDTIVEPYNASLSLHQLVENTDETYCMDNEALYDINLKTLKLHSPSYGDLNHLISLTMSGVTTCLRFPGQLNSDLRKLAVNMVPFPRLHFFMTGFAPLMARGSQQYRVLTVAELIQQMFDSKNMMAACDPRHGRYLTAAAIFRGPVSMRDVDEQMASMQRRKSHAFVEWIPNNVQTAVCDVPPRGLKMSSTFVGNTTAIQDLFKRVRDQFCAMFSRQAFLHWYTSEGMDVMEFTEAESNMLDLISEYAHYQEVSADDEPDYEEEVDVDEG